A stretch of Ascochyta rabiei chromosome 6, complete sequence DNA encodes these proteins:
- a CDS encoding Deoxyribose-phosphate aldolase — protein MSAAAENPHPIPLTESEVLIRGFLAANPALDAELGSIEIMTDRYTNEEWAAQIAETQKAVLKEVESGERAKKVYAGPRMRDGGEALKELAKTVDHTVLKLDATSTQIDSLCSEARTEDFKSVCVRLNWVRRCVANLRGSSVVVAAVVGFHEGTQDTYSKLREARACVAAGASELDLVLNHSLLTKHNKPASPQLIRSHDSAIDSITAANTAANAASTTGSDDNDDDDDEIPDYSTLYRELASIRSLCPSPVVIKLILETSQLSPQQILAASHLAAAANLDFIKTSTGFNGPGASLPNVQLMVGAAEYLHKTGVSRRQMQVKASGGVRSLEDAVKMLEAGATRLGTSSGLWIMQQAREKVEQGREGKGASRPAATRLYTDDSVSGGY, from the exons ATGTCCGCCGCAGCCGAGAACCCCCATCCCATCCCACTGACTGAATCCGAGGTCTTGATCCGTGGCTTCCTGGCAGCCAACCCTGCGCTTGACGCCGAGCTGGGCTCTATTGAAATCATGACCGACCGCTACACGAACGAGGAGTGGGCCGCGCAGATTGCGGAAACGCAGAAGGCGGTGCTGAAAGAGGTGGAGAGTGGAGAGAGGGCGAAGAAGGTGTACGCGGGGCCGAGGATGCGCGACGGGGGCGAGGCGCTGAAGGAGCTGGCTAAGACGGTGGACCACACGGTCCTCAAGCTCGATGCAACGAGCACGCAGATTGACAGCTTGTGCAGTGAGGCCAGGACCGAGGACTTCAAG TCCGTCTGCGTCCGCTTGAACTGGGTACGACGCTGCGTCGCCAACCTCAGAGGCTCGTCCGTCGTCGTAGCAGCCGTCGTCGGCTTCCACGAAGGCACCCAGGATACGTACTCCAAGCTGCGCGAAGCGCGAGCCTGCGTCGCCGCGGGAGCCTCTGAGCTCGACCTGGTGCTCAACCACTCCCTCCTAACCAAGCACAACAAGCCCGCGTCCCCCCAGCTCATCCGCAGCCACGACTCAGCCATCGACAGCATCACGGCCGCCAACACGGCCGCCAACGCCGCCTCCACCACAGGCAgtgacgacaacgacgacgacgacgacgagatcCCGGACTACAGCACCCTCTACCGCGAGCTGGCGAGCATCCGCTCCCTCTGCCCCTCGCCCGTGGTGATCAAGTTGATTCTCGAGACCTCGCAGCTCAGCCCCCAGCAGATCCTGGCCGCCTCGCACCTCGCAGCGGCCGCGAACCTGGACTTCATCAAGACGTCGACAGGCTTCAACGGGCCCGGCGCGTCGCTGCCCAACGTGCAGCTCATGGTCGGCGCGGCAGAGTACTTGCACAAGACGGGCGTGAGCAGGCGGCAGATGCAAGTCAAGGCGTCCGGCGGCGTCAGGAGTCTCGAGGACGCGGTCAAGATGCTGGAGGCTGGAGCCACGAGACTGGGCACTAGCAGTGGGCTGTGGATTATGCAGCAGGCGAGGGAGAAGGTCGAGCAGGGTAGGGAGGGGAAGGGTGCGAGTAGGCCGGCCGCGACGAGGCTGTATACTGATGATTCGGTGAGTGGAGGGTACTAG
- a CDS encoding 40S ribosomal protein S27: MVLAVDLLNPSPAAEARKHKLKTLVPAPRSFFMDVKCPGCFTITTVFSHANTVVVCQGCSQVLCQPTGGKARLTEGCSFRRK, encoded by the exons ATG GTTCTCGCTGTTGACCTTCTCAACCCTTCCCCGGCCGC TGAGGCCCGCAAGCACAAGCTCAAGACTCTTGTGCCCGCCCCCCGCTCGTTCTTCATGGACGTCAAGTGCCCGGGATGcttcaccatcaccaccgtCTTCTCGCACGCCAACACAGTCGTCGTCTGCCAGGGCTGCTCGCAGGTCCT GTGCCAGCCCACTGGTGGCAAGGCCCGCCTGACCGAGGGCTGCTCTTTCCGCAGGAAGTAA